The following proteins come from a genomic window of Pseudomonas hygromyciniae:
- the nirJ gene encoding heme d1 biosynthesis radical SAM protein NirJ gives MLRISHYLRTLAGQCPPPRSAKPGSPRAPVVIWNLLRRCNLTCKHCYATSADSVFRDELDTEAALKVIDDLHEAGVKVLILSGGEPLLREDLFQLSAYARTKGFFVALSSNGTLIDEGNIQQIAAARFDYVGISIDGLKATHDAFRQCEGSFERSMHAINLCRQAGIRVGLRTTLTQENHAQLPQLLALMREYDVQKFYLSHLNYSGRGKRSRQLDAHQQMSRDAMLLLFQQAWDDIQNGVASDFVSGNNDADAVLLLQWVHQHLPEHYPQLEHLLHAWGGNASGSGIANIDNTGEVHPDTYWWQHSVGNVRHTSFREIWLERPDPLLLRLRQYPREIGGRCTDCRWLAICNGNTRTRAWAGGDLWGPDPGCYLSDAEIARTPPTLIPCSAR, from the coding sequence ATGCTTAGGATCAGTCATTACCTGCGCACCCTGGCCGGCCAATGCCCACCACCGCGCAGCGCCAAACCGGGCAGCCCGCGCGCACCGGTGGTGATCTGGAACCTGCTGCGCCGTTGCAACCTGACCTGCAAGCATTGCTATGCCACCAGCGCCGACAGTGTGTTTCGTGATGAACTGGACACCGAGGCGGCGTTGAAGGTGATCGATGATCTGCACGAGGCCGGGGTCAAGGTGTTGATTCTCTCGGGCGGCGAGCCACTGCTGCGCGAGGACCTGTTCCAACTCAGCGCCTATGCCCGCACCAAGGGCTTTTTCGTGGCGCTGTCGAGCAATGGCACGCTGATCGATGAAGGCAATATCCAACAGATTGCCGCGGCACGCTTTGACTACGTGGGCATCAGCATCGATGGCTTGAAGGCCACCCACGACGCCTTCCGCCAGTGCGAGGGCAGTTTCGAGCGTTCGATGCACGCCATCAACCTGTGCCGCCAGGCGGGGATTCGCGTCGGCCTGCGCACTACCCTGACCCAGGAAAATCACGCGCAGCTCCCACAACTGCTGGCCTTGATGCGTGAATACGATGTGCAGAAGTTCTACCTCTCGCACCTCAACTACAGCGGGCGCGGCAAACGCAGTCGGCAACTGGACGCCCACCAGCAGATGAGCCGCGACGCCATGCTGTTGCTTTTCCAGCAAGCCTGGGACGACATCCAGAATGGCGTGGCCAGCGACTTTGTCAGCGGCAACAACGACGCCGACGCCGTGCTGTTGCTGCAATGGGTACACCAGCACCTGCCGGAACACTACCCGCAACTCGAACACCTGCTGCATGCCTGGGGCGGCAATGCGTCGGGCAGTGGCATCGCCAATATCGACAACACCGGCGAAGTGCACCCGGACACTTACTGGTGGCAACACTCGGTGGGCAATGTGCGCCACACCTCGTTTCGCGAGATATGGCTGGAGCGCCCCGACCCGCTGCTGCTGCGCCTGCGCCAATACCCCCGCGAGATCGGTGGCCGTTGCACCGACTGCCGCTGGCTGGCCATCTGCAATGGCAACACGCGCACCCGCGCCTGGGCTGGCGGCGACCTCTGGGGCCCGGACCCCGGTTGCTACCTCAGCGACGCTGAAATCGCCCGTACGCCGCCCACCTTGATTCCTTGCTCGGCACGCTGA